The Hirundo rustica isolate bHirRus1 chromosome Z, bHirRus1.pri.v3, whole genome shotgun sequence genome contains the following window.
GCATGTCAACGGCGCGCCTCCTCTGATGCAGCCTCCCATGCAAGGAGGAgtgccagccccaggacagATGGCAGCCCCTGTGCAGGGCCCAGGCCCCGGCCCCATGGCGCCAGGAGGTGAGTTTGGGCCGAGCTGCCCCACCTGTGAGCACACCCCCCTCTGCCCTCTCCCTAAGCAGAGGGCTCAGCCCTGCGAGAGCACACGTAATCCTGTACTGGGCattgtggctgtgctgctgccagaggtgGCTGTAAGGTTGCATTATCCCTGGGGGGAACCAACACCAAGGGGATAAACCTCAGCTGCTCCCGCAGGAGCTGGGAGCGAGAAGGTATCTGGGGCCAAAGGAACGGGTTAGTTGTCAGGGATGGCTGAGGAGGGCTCTGAtctctgcctgtcccctcccaggtGGGATGCAGCCACAGGTTGGGATGCCAGGTGCAGGGCCAGTCCCCTTGGAGCGTGGACAAGGTAAGGCAGACGTGTGTAGCATAGTGTGTGGTGTGAGCCTCGCTCCAGCGAGTGGTGCTGTGCCCCAGCTGtctgcagcctggcagtgcccagccccggggctgtACCGAGGTTTCTTCACTGAGGCAcaaggctgtggcagcagctccctggctccCAGGGCTCAGCCCATGCCCCCATTGGCCCCCGGCTCGTTCTCCGCCATGTTGCGCGGTCGTGCCTTGGAAGCCAGAGGAGCTGCCTTTCTCCTCCGAGCGGGACGTGCCTGTGCTTTCCATCTCTGCCGGTCGTGTCTGTCCCTGTGCTTGTGCGGGCAGGCAGAGCTTGCTCTTCTCTGGTGCTCGTGCTGTTCCTTTGCTGCctgggtgctggggagcagctggcgCGGCCGCCGCGTCCTCCCGCGCCGCGCCCAGCAGAGGGAGCCGGGTCTCCGTCTTGGCTTGAGGCTTGGCTGGGCCTTTCCGGAGAGTGACGGCTGGGCTTTCCCTCCGCAGGCACGGTCTGTacggcccagccctggggcccgATTCCTTATGGTTCACATGTTGCCATACGTAGGTTAGTACGACCCAGGTGTTCCTGTTCTCCCGGGAACAACACACGCAGACACCTGTCGCCTCTGTTGACTTCTATCCTAGGCCTTGTTTCAGCGACCTGGCAAACCTAGTCTGAGATCCTTTGGCCTTAGGGGCAGCTGACTCTCATTTTCTTTGGGGTGGGCACTGTCTTCCTGAAAGCTGCCTGATAGTTCTTGGCACCCAAAAGGTTTTGGAGAGCAGAAGCTGGGTGTGCGTTATGGGGCCGGCGTGGCCCCACGGAATTGTGCGTCTCTCGGCAGGATGtcttctctccctgcctctctccctgAGTGAGGGAAGGACTGTGCCACGCTGGCTGTCCCGCCTGTGATGACAAAGGTGGTGTTAACAGGAGTGGTTGATAAAGTCAGACTTGCAGCGTTTTCTCTGTTAGGTTTTCCTGGGGACTTCAAGGAGCGCGatcctgcaggcagcactgtCCCCAAAGCTGGTCGGTGCATGTGTGCATACACTATTTTACGTGTctgctctttccctcttttcctgctgcttgccCAGGGAACCTGCAGCTCTCGCCCGTGGGACCTGCCAGGCCTGCGTCTATCGAACGCGTTCAAGGTATCCCGGcacctgccagctccctctTCCCGTGGAGCTCGATGTGGAGTGTGCAGAGAGCGGCTCTCACCCCGCTGTTCTCAGGGCAGGGACTGGCATGTCACTCCTTGTAGCCTGACAGCAGTAAGAAGAGATGAAGGAGGCAGGATTCCCCCTAGGGCTACAGGAGAGAGAGGCTAGAACCATGTGCAGAGCCTCCAGTGGGAAAGGAGAGCCTGTTTAGGAAGGGCTTTTGCCTGAGATCCAGTCCCCTTTGacactctgctcccaggagccttCCAGGTCTTGCTTTGCTCCTGGCCCCACGTCAGCAGGGTGTTGATGCCCACGCTTGTAGGGGTTTCCACCATGGGGGCACCCGTGCTTGGTTTGGCCCCTGGTGCCATAAGGAGCCTAAGATAAAAccagagaggaaagaggagtAAAACtggcagccagggaaagggcTTTGGTGTGCTCCAGCCTtgtgtgtggggctgtgccctCAGCAGACAGCACAGGTCAGGGGAGCAGCGTGGCTGCCCCACACCCGGCCTGAGAGCGCCGGGCACAGTCTTGGCTCGGCACTGGTCATGCAGATCCTCACGAGTTCTTGTGTGtctccctggcagtgcccatgCCAGACCCGAGGGCCCCTATGCAGCGTGGACCTCTACCTGCTAGTGGCCCGCCGCCCCGAGGCCTTTTGGGAGATGCCCCGAATGACCCTCGCGGAGGGACCCTGCTCTCAGTCACTGGAGAAGTGGAGCCCaggtgaggggagagggaaggagaggagccCTTGGCACTGTCCCCTGCCCAAGGGTAGCCTCTCGCTGAGGACAGGGATGGCACCAGCCTTCCGGGAGTCACCGCTGCCTGGTCggaggcctgtgtgctgccAACCGTGGGGGCCGGCCCGTTCCCCCGGGGAAGGGACATCCCCGGGGCGATGGCAGCTGCCCTGTGGCATGGGGCCAACAGcacccatccctgtgccagcctcGCCCTCCTCCCCTGCGGCCGGCTTCGGGGGCGATCCCAGCGCTCTGCCCAGACCGTGCCAAGCCAGTGTCTGATTCACACTCTCTcgctttttctcctcctcctgctttgctctcctcGTCTCTCTGCGTCAGAGGTTACCTTGGGCCGCCCCACCAGGGAGCCCCTATGCACCATATGCCTGGTCATGACAGCCGTGGCCCCCCCCATGAGATGAGGGGGGGACCCATAGGAGAGCCCCGACCACTGATGGGAGAGCCGCGGGGGCCCTTGATGGATGCTCGAGGTGAGAGAGGGGGCATGAAATACTGGGTGGCTTGGATTGTGCAGGCAGGAAGCCAGAGCAGAGCCGGCTGCCCCGACCCAAGGCGTAGGAAGGGGGTTTGGGCCTCGAAATGACTGACTCCAGGCAAGGAGGGACAGTCCCAGGGTGCAGGGGACTCTTCTCCAGGCATGTCCCCTCTGCCCCGAGCCCTGCACCTCTCGGGTGCTTGCTGGCCCCCAGACAAAGGAGGCGGCAGGCTCGCTCCCACACTCCCTGCAGCGCTGCTTCCTTCAGGAGCTTACCTTGTGTTTCCTCCGCAGTCGGAAGAGATCCCCGAGGGCTGGAGCCGCGCGGGCTGGAGCCCCGGGTGCTGGAGGCGCGAGCACTGGAGGCACGAGGGCTGGAGCCGCGGGTCCTGGAGCCGCGAGTGCTGGAAGCCAGGGCCATGGAGGCCAGGGTCCTGGAGCCCCGGGGCCTGGAGCCTCGAGGGCCTGGTCCCAACCCACGTGGCCCAATGCCTGGTGGGATACAGGGTCCTGGGCCACTTAACATGGGAGCCAGTGGCCCGCAGGGGCCCCGCCAGGTACACACGTCTCTGCTCAGCTGGTCGGGCACCGACAGCATCCTCTaggctggggctgggtggggggagtcccacagagcagcagctctgggaagcaCCAGGCTTTGTCACTGGCTGTGAGGGGTCAGGGCATCTGTCCCGTTTCCTCAGGCTCTGCCCATCAGCTGGGGACAGGACAAGGTTCAGGCCTCTCTCCACCTCTTCCTGAGACGCAGGAAGGAGCGCCGGAGTTGGGAGAGGAGAGCACGTAAAATACACTCTCTCTTCATGCTCGGGCATCTTCAAGCAGTCTGTGAGGGCATCCATCCGATCATCTGTTTTACCTTCCTGGATTTGTATGGCTGAGTCCAGAGAGCCCTCAGTCCTTCACTCCTCTTCTGCTCCCCCAGGTTCCTAACATGGCTGGAGCAGGCATGCAGGGAGGAGGCATTCCTGGGACAGGAGTCCAAGGAGCTGGTCAGCCTGGAGGTTTTAGCCCTGGACAGAGCCAGGTCACCCCCCAGGATCACGAGAAGGTGAGAGAACAAGCGGGACAGGGTGAGGCAGTAGTTGCAGCACTTCCTGTGTGCCTTTCTGTGGCGGGGTCAGCCCCTCCCGGGCTCTGGtatgctgtggctgctctggcagggagagcagcctgGTCTCTGACCCCTCTTTCCCCACAGGCAGCACTGATCATGCAGGTCCTGCAGCTGACAGCAGACCAGAttgccctgctgcccccagagcAGCGGCAGAGCATCCTCATTCTGAAGGAGCAAATCCAGAAATCCACGGGGGCACCCTGACAGGTGATGTTCTTAACCTGGTCTCACGCTGTGCCTGTTCCCCTCCAGTAAAACAGAGCTGCCTAGGATGGGACTGTGCACtgcttccctctgtgctgggctcaCCCTCCTCCCCTTCTTTCTGGCAGGCACAGGATGAAGATGCCATGTGCCTGGATAGAGGTGAtgctccctggcagctgcttcCCATTGCTGCCTGAAATGATGGTGCATTTTGGGAGGTTATGTCACCCTCAAGAGGTTtttccctccagctcctctttttttttttcctttctttctttcttttttctgtgtatattttatgatgtttgaaataaaatgggAGGAGGATTTGCGTAAATCCATGTCCCTGGCTGCCTTGTTTGGTCTCTCATGGAGGCCAGGATGGGATTGTTGGGTTTTGGGAGCAGTATGGCCTGGCTCCAACCTTGTCcgttctccctcctccccacaccAGGGTAAGAACAAGTCACGGAATTTCTTGTGCCGTGCTGTTTACAGGGGTGTAGGGGAAGGGCAGGACGGAGAGCTTGGCTTTCTATCCCGCTGGCGGGGCAGGAAGGGCTCTGGATCCGATTGCAGTATCACTTACGGAGCCAGCCTGCTCAGGGTTCCCCTCTTTGCATACACAGGAGCAGAACCTGGTGCgagctgcagtgggagctgagctgtgtgCCGGGTGCAGGCCGGCgctgggggtgccagggtgGCAGCGAGCCGCTGCAGAGGGGTGTCTGATCCTGCACCCCAGAGGGTTTGCTCTTCTACTGCGGCCCTACAGGGGGGCAGAGCGTGGGCTCCTTTGTACCTGCACAGCCGAGTCACCACGGAGGCTTTCattacaaagaaaaggaagtttAATTTATTCTTGTACAAAAGACTGTTTAGACCCTGAGGGGCACGTTTGGCCCACGTGGGAGCCCTTGTCCCATCCCCACCCCGTGGTTCCGCCCGACCTACAGGGCTCCcgctgcttcctgctgctccagcagcatcaCAGAGGGAGCCTTTGGTTTCCCAGTAAGGGGACTGGGTGGAGCTACGGGGCCACTTGCTCCATGAGGACCCGTTGTACGCCAGGAAAGGCAGGCAGCGGTCTTTGAACCTGGAATTTCTCATGGAGACGGAGCACCTTGCTGTGTCTTGCCTGCCTTCAGTGCATGCACAGATGCTTATCCCCTCACAGAAAAGGCTTGAGGCAATACACTCGAggtccctgcctgctggggcgCCAGCCTCGCTGCCGCTTAAAAATTTTCCTTGTTGAAGTAGAATTTGACCTTCCTGGGGTCCAGGCTGGAGTGCTGGTGACAAGACTTCTGCAGGCTCTTTGCCAGGGCCTGCGGCCCACAGAGGAACACACCGACCACCGACCTGCAAACAGCACGGGGAGGTCAACGCCAGGCGGGCAACTCAgggaaaagagactgaaaagctttttgtgCTCCCTGCAGGGGGTAGCACACCTCTCCCAAagccagcccagggctgagTGCCAGGGTAGAGGGCATGCCTCCAACTCCAACATCCCGAAttccctgctcagctctcaCCTGGGGTGGGCTGCAGCCACCGCTGCAAACTCTGTGTTCCACATGGGCCGCCCGAAGATGGTTTTGTGCCTGAGGCCCGTCACTGTGTCCGTAGCGGTGTCGAAGTGGAGCGCCACGTTGTTggcctgggcaggcagggatggtgAGAACCCCAGGCACCACCCATGAGCCCCCCTGCAGTCCCTCACCACCGAGCAGCATCCACTGTTGATCCCACCAAACGCTGTGCCTGGACTTGGTGCCTAAAAGCCATCGTCATGCTTGCTCTGCCCTTTCTGCCCGGCTTGGCCACCCCGTGTCCCCTTCCTGCAGCCGTGCCAGCCTGTGGTTGACTCACGATGCTGGTGTCCCAGCCAGTGAGGAAGAGACGGTAGGTGAGGAAGTCTGCCTTGCCCGACTCGGCCATCTTCTGCTCCAGTGAGGCAAGCAGGTCATTAAACCAGGCAAAGGCTCCTGTGTCCCGGCAGAGCCAGTAGAAGTAGATCTGGGATGCGGGGGGAGAGGGATTGCTCAAGGTGGAGCAGAGCCGGAGGGAGAAACCCAGAGCTGGTCCCATGGGATGCTCCCTACCTTCTTGGTCTTGAGGGTCTGGTCAGCCTGCTGGAACTTGTACCAGATGGACTTGAGGATGGAGGCGAAGGGGGTGACGCCGATTCCCGCTCCGACCAGCATGGCCACCTCGTACTGGAACACGTCTTCGCTGGCCGTGCCAAAGGGACCATCCACCTCAATCCTGGCCAAAGCGGGGCCTGGGTGAGAGGTACGGCCTCCCCAAATCCCGGGCATCACCTGTGGGGTCCTCCCCAGCCTACCTGGGTGTCTCCACTTGGAAGGTGTCGATGAGACGCTCTGTCCAGTCGCCAGCCGCCCGGACGTGGATGGAGAAGAAGTCCTCCTCTGGTGCCGAGGTG
Protein-coding sequences here:
- the CSTF2 gene encoding cleavage stimulation factor subunit 2 isoform X1; the protein is MAGLSVRDPAVDRSLRSVFVGNIPYEATEEQLKDIFSEVGPVVSFRLVYDRETGKPKGYGFCEYQDQETALSAMRNLNGREFSGRALRVDNAASEKNKEELKSLGTGAPIIESPYGDPVNPEDAPESISRAVASLPPEQMFELMKQMKLCVQNSPQEARNMLLQNPQLAYALLQAQVVMRIVDPEIALKILHRQTSVPPLIPGNQQPVAGPGPGPGPGPGPNAQLNPQSTPSSQPQAIGGMHVNGAPPLMQPPMQGGVPAPGQMAAPVQGPGPGPMAPGGGMQPQVGMPGAGPVPLERGQGNLQLSPVGPARPASIERVQVPMPDPRAPMQRGPLPASGPPPRGLLGDAPNDPRGGTLLSVTGEVEPRGYLGPPHQGAPMHHMPGHDSRGPPHEMRGGPIGEPRPLMGEPRGPLMDARVGRDPRGLEPRGLEPRVLEARALEARGLEPRVLEPRVLEARAMEARVLEPRGLEPRGPGPNPRGPMPGGIQGPGPLNMGASGPQGPRQVPNMAGAGMQGGGIPGTGVQGAGQPGGFSPGQSQVTPQDHEKAALIMQVLQLTADQIALLPPEQRQSILILKEQIQKSTGAP
- the CSTF2 gene encoding cleavage stimulation factor subunit 2 isoform X2, with translation MAGLSVRDPAVDRSLRSVFVGNIPYEATEEQLKDIFSEVGPVVSFRLVYDRETGKPKGYGFCEYQDQETALSAMRNLNGREFSGRALRVDNAASEKNKEELKSLGTGAPIIESPYGDPVNPEDAPESISRAVASLPPEQMFELMKQMKLCVQNSPQEARNMLLQNPQLAYALLQAQVVMRIVDPEIALKILHRQTSVPPLIPGNQQPVAGPGPGPGPGPGPNAQLNPQSTPSSQPQAIGGMHVNGAPPLMQPPMQGGVPAPGQMAAPVQGPGPGPMAPGGGMQPQVGMPGAGPVPLERGQVPMPDPRAPMQRGPLPASGPPPRGLLGDAPNDPRGGTLLSVTGEVEPRGYLGPPHQGAPMHHMPGHDSRGPPHEMRGGPIGEPRPLMGEPRGPLMDARVGRDPRGLEPRGLEPRVLEARALEARGLEPRVLEPRVLEARAMEARVLEPRGLEPRGPGPNPRGPMPGGIQGPGPLNMGASGPQGPRQVPNMAGAGMQGGGIPGTGVQGAGQPGGFSPGQSQVTPQDHEKAALIMQVLQLTADQIALLPPEQRQSILILKEQIQKSTGAP